One window of the Pedobacter ginsengisoli genome contains the following:
- the pgl gene encoding 6-phosphogluconolactonase, translating into MNLLIYKTQSELFEDLIEYIVTIANQSIAENGCFNFVLTGGNSPKALYELLATTYRDKIDWSKVYFFFGDERNVLPNHESYNGLMAKRAILDPLNIAEDHIFYVDTTLAPEKAAIEYNKAITAHFNGADIIFDLILLGMGDDAHTASLFPGTSILDNKEVEIDSVFVEKLSTYRISFTAPLINKAKNIAFLVFGESKAQAVKHVIEAPKKNTKLYPSQLINPVDGSVTWFLDDAAAALLDN; encoded by the coding sequence ATGAATTTATTAATTTATAAAACTCAAAGCGAATTATTTGAGGATCTGATAGAATACATAGTAACTATAGCCAATCAGTCAATTGCAGAAAATGGCTGCTTTAATTTTGTACTAACTGGAGGAAACTCACCTAAAGCTTTATATGAATTACTAGCTACCACTTATCGCGATAAAATTGATTGGTCTAAAGTATATTTCTTCTTTGGCGATGAGCGCAACGTTTTGCCTAATCACGAAAGCTATAACGGCTTAATGGCTAAAAGAGCAATACTTGATCCTTTAAATATTGCTGAAGATCATATATTTTATGTAGATACTACACTTGCTCCTGAAAAGGCCGCAATTGAGTATAATAAAGCGATAACTGCACACTTTAATGGTGCAGATATCATATTTGATCTTATTCTGCTAGGAATGGGCGATGACGCACATACTGCATCATTATTCCCCGGAACATCTATCCTTGATAATAAGGAAGTAGAAATAGATTCAGTATTTGTAGAAAAATTATCAACCTACAGAATCAGCTTCACTGCACCGTTAATAAACAAGGCTAAAAACATTGCATTCCTTGTTTTTGGCGAGTCGAAAGCACAAGCTGTAAAACACGTTATCGAAGCGCCAAAAAAGAATACAAAATTGTATCCTTCACAACTAATCAACCCTGTCGATGGTAGCGTAACATGGTTTTTAGATGATGCTGCAGCTGCCCTTTTAGACAACTAA
- a CDS encoding DUF4833 domain-containing protein produces the protein MKSAKLLTLNILLLFSLLTATVVAQTGDKSDPSPLKFPIPKGISNQLFYLQRDPNTNTIICELNADKNGEVDRKEPILIYWIRYGDDGEKKDLNYIQRKFAYGIVSKEIGKDHYELRFVSHKKLPMYLLRSEQDKKFHVYVTVNNKKIQLDRIFVRIEGGSFWLPNVKYVELKGVNTENNTAVLERIKV, from the coding sequence ATGAAAAGTGCTAAATTATTAACCCTCAATATACTGTTACTCTTTAGTTTGTTAACTGCAACAGTAGTAGCGCAAACTGGTGATAAAAGTGATCCTTCACCTTTAAAATTTCCAATTCCAAAAGGAATTTCCAATCAGCTTTTTTATCTGCAGAGAGATCCGAATACTAACACGATTATTTGCGAATTAAACGCAGATAAGAATGGGGAAGTGGATAGAAAGGAGCCTATTCTTATATACTGGATCCGCTATGGCGATGATGGGGAGAAAAAAGACTTAAATTATATTCAAAGGAAATTTGCTTATGGAATTGTGTCTAAAGAGATAGGCAAAGATCATTATGAACTTAGGTTTGTTTCGCATAAAAAACTGCCAATGTATTTGCTTAGGTCTGAGCAGGACAAGAAGTTCCATGTTTATGTAACGGTTAACAATAAAAAGATTCAGCTTGACAGGATTTTTGTGAGAATTGAAGGTGGTTCTTTTTGGTTGCCTAATGTTAAATATGTGGAACTAAAAGGTGTAAATACTGAAAATAATACGGCTGTTTTAGAAAGAATTAAAGTTTAA
- the zwf gene encoding glucose-6-phosphate dehydrogenase, with the protein MKTSLNVNPTIVVIFGGTGDLNLRKLAPALYNLYADGYMPEKYAIIGTARRPLTDEKFRENLMDGVNQFSRSGKVKQEKWNKFAENVIYNSVDVETPESFGLLKKSIEKLQKEFGPKTQVIYYLAVAPNLFPLIAKCLSDYGLAGNEDNCRIVIEKPFGRDLETAKELNCILTGIFTEKQIYRIDHYLGKETVQNIMAFRFANSFLEPLWNRTYIDHIQISVTEQLGVGDRGGYYESAGALRDMIQNHLLQLLCLIGMETPINFDADEIRNKKVDVLKAMRPFSPEDIRFSTVRGQYTKGWVEGKEVPGYRHETGVDPNSNTETFAAIKFFVDNWRWQGIPFYVRTGKRLFQTSSLITIQFKDVPHHIFPSGVTEHWQQNRLIISIQPEMSIRLQVQGKRPGLDMVLNPVDMVFDYKGTYSSDTPEAYETLLLDVMTGDQTQFMRADQVEAAWELLMPVINAWESKKSLSFPNYTADSWGPEDAEALIARDGFHWFALPLNKE; encoded by the coding sequence ATGAAAACTAGCCTCAACGTTAACCCAACCATAGTAGTAATATTTGGAGGTACCGGTGACTTAAATCTGCGCAAACTTGCGCCCGCTCTTTATAACTTATACGCTGACGGCTATATGCCTGAAAAATATGCCATCATTGGAACTGCCCGCAGACCACTTACTGATGAAAAATTCAGAGAGAACCTAATGGATGGTGTAAACCAATTCTCAAGATCAGGAAAAGTAAAGCAGGAAAAGTGGAACAAATTTGCAGAAAATGTTATTTATAATTCTGTTGATGTTGAAACACCAGAAAGCTTTGGCCTGCTTAAAAAAAGCATAGAAAAACTTCAAAAAGAATTTGGACCTAAAACACAGGTAATTTACTACCTGGCCGTGGCGCCAAACTTGTTCCCGCTTATTGCTAAATGCTTATCAGATTATGGATTGGCAGGAAATGAAGACAACTGCCGCATTGTAATAGAAAAACCATTTGGAAGAGATCTTGAAACTGCTAAAGAATTAAACTGCATTTTAACCGGCATATTTACCGAGAAACAGATCTATCGTATAGACCATTATCTGGGTAAAGAAACGGTGCAGAACATAATGGCCTTCCGTTTTGCCAACTCATTCCTTGAGCCACTATGGAACCGTACTTATATTGATCATATCCAGATTTCTGTAACCGAGCAGCTTGGCGTTGGCGATAGAGGTGGTTATTATGAAAGTGCTGGTGCATTAAGAGACATGATCCAGAACCATTTGCTTCAATTGCTATGTTTAATTGGTATGGAAACACCGATAAATTTTGATGCAGATGAGATCAGGAATAAAAAGGTTGATGTATTAAAAGCAATGCGTCCGTTTAGTCCTGAAGATATTCGTTTCAGCACAGTTAGAGGTCAGTATACCAAAGGCTGGGTAGAAGGTAAAGAAGTGCCGGGATACAGACATGAAACAGGTGTAGATCCTAATTCAAATACCGAAACTTTTGCTGCAATTAAGTTCTTTGTAGATAACTGGAGATGGCAGGGAATTCCTTTTTACGTACGTACAGGAAAACGCTTATTCCAAACATCTTCATTAATTACCATACAGTTTAAAGATGTACCACATCATATTTTCCCTTCGGGAGTAACTGAGCACTGGCAACAAAACAGACTGATCATCAGTATCCAGCCCGAAATGAGTATCCGTTTACAGGTACAAGGCAAAAGACCGGGATTAGACATGGTATTGAACCCTGTTGATATGGTATTTGATTACAAAGGAACCTATAGTTCAGATACACCAGAGGCTTACGAAACGCTCTTATTAGACGTTATGACGGGCGACCAAACCCAGTTTATGCGTGCCGATCAGGTAGAGGCTGCATGGGAATTATTAATGCCGGTTATTAATGCATGGGAAAGCAAAAAATCTTTAAGCTTCCCTAACTATACTGCAGATTCATGGGGACCAGAAGACGCCGAAGCGCTGATTGCAAGAGATGGTTTCCACTGGTTTGCTTTACCATTAAATAAAGAATAA
- the gndA gene encoding NADP-dependent phosphogluconate dehydrogenase has protein sequence MKNKYTLGMIGLGTMGRNLLLNMADNGFQVTGYDKDARMLKKLEEDGKAHNLKGFESLEDFIQSLELPRRIMLLVPAGKIVDSVIQELVPLLDKGDMIIDSGNSHFTDTSRRAIELSDQGIHFFGMGISGGEEGARFGPSMMPGGDKTAYNAVKPILEAVSAKVNGDPCVAYIGPGASGHFVKMVHNGIEYSMMQILAETYELLKNVLGYSNEQIYSTFEKWNNGRLKSFLLEVTRDIFKVKDKKTGAFLIDVIKDEAKSKGTGKWTSQVSMDLQLPIPTINESVSARDLSKFKALRIALSKALPQEQIKVEDAAAFEVQLEQALYFAMITSYAQGLHLLEQASAEFKYELNLKEISQIWRGGCIIRAVLLEDIYQAYKKQPELPHLYSDESIQNQLKEIIPGTRNIVITALANGLAIPCFASALTYYDSLRTDKSPLNLTQAQRDFFGAHTFERIDEEGIFHADWNENN, from the coding sequence ATGAAGAATAAATACACTTTAGGAATGATCGGCCTCGGAACCATGGGCCGTAATTTATTGCTTAACATGGCCGATAATGGCTTTCAGGTTACAGGTTATGATAAGGATGCCCGCATGCTTAAAAAACTTGAGGAAGATGGCAAAGCCCATAACTTAAAAGGATTTGAATCATTAGAGGATTTTATACAAAGTCTTGAGCTTCCAAGAAGAATTATGCTTTTAGTACCTGCTGGTAAAATTGTTGACAGCGTAATTCAGGAACTTGTTCCCCTGCTTGATAAAGGAGATATGATTATTGATAGCGGGAACTCTCACTTTACAGACACCAGCAGAAGAGCAATTGAACTTTCAGACCAAGGAATTCACTTCTTCGGAATGGGAATATCAGGAGGAGAGGAAGGTGCCCGTTTCGGACCTAGCATGATGCCAGGTGGCGATAAAACTGCTTATAATGCGGTAAAACCAATCCTAGAAGCTGTTTCAGCAAAGGTTAACGGCGATCCTTGCGTAGCATACATAGGCCCCGGTGCATCAGGCCACTTTGTAAAAATGGTTCACAATGGTATTGAATACTCAATGATGCAGATTCTTGCCGAAACTTATGAGCTGTTAAAAAATGTACTTGGTTACAGCAACGAGCAGATCTACAGCACATTCGAGAAATGGAACAATGGCAGGTTAAAATCCTTCTTACTTGAAGTAACCCGCGACATTTTTAAAGTTAAAGACAAAAAGACAGGAGCCTTTCTGATAGATGTGATTAAAGATGAAGCAAAATCAAAAGGTACCGGAAAATGGACTTCGCAGGTATCTATGGACTTGCAATTGCCTATCCCAACAATAAACGAATCTGTAAGTGCCCGTGATCTTTCAAAATTCAAAGCATTGCGTATTGCATTGTCAAAGGCATTACCTCAAGAGCAAATTAAAGTTGAAGACGCAGCAGCATTTGAAGTACAATTAGAGCAAGCGCTTTACTTTGCCATGATTACTTCATACGCACAAGGACTTCATTTGCTAGAGCAAGCTTCTGCTGAGTTTAAATATGAACTAAACCTTAAAGAGATCTCTCAAATCTGGCGTGGTGGATGTATTATCCGTGCGGTATTACTTGAAGATATTTATCAGGCTTACAAAAAACAGCCAGAGTTGCCACACCTGTATTCAGACGAGAGCATCCAGAATCAGTTAAAAGAAATTATCCCAGGTACAAGAAACATTGTAATTACAGCCTTAGCTAATGGTCTGGCAATTCCTTGCTTCGCTTCGGCACTTACTTATTACGATTCTCTTAGAACAGATAAATCTCCATTAAACTTAACCCAGGCACAGAGAGACTTCTTTGGCGCACATACTTTTGAGCGCATTGATGAAGAAGGTATTTTCCATGCTGATTGGAACGAAAACAATTAA
- a CDS encoding SusC/RagA family TonB-linked outer membrane protein: MNFQQQTDSAEEDSTKLKVDTTRFQPKSKRTVFSALESKGNDVDPKKLAIFPAFTLQQYLKGEAAGLYVQEPSGEPGTVQNMFIRGTSQPLVSPREQFATQPLVVLDGIPLVGEHPFAYDIQQFKFDRIGPATNTLANINMDNIESVQILKDLGSTSVYGPKGVNGVILLTSKKNSTVRKINFESHIGVAQPSGVTTVNGRFENDFRRQFYDKYTANGSYSENDSYPLYLSDSLNNDFFGPANWNDKYYGSALSYSVNAGISGGSERANFRFGVGTTTSGGVADNTGADRYNTRFQINMRPTDWMAFTAIINANRVDRQRNRNVRDRLSQVNYIPDLSSPVAPNKTKYSEYLAQFDKGFDDNRSNIVEGLVRLGIDLGKFKFNTTFGLDHNEGYRDIFYPRTLLQTTNYASNYYGYSRRVFFDNTATYDLKINDVHTFNFVVGSSFQYDTYKYNYAYAYKGSNDFVKLNLLQSDPNRSDYLEPFVFRRELVWKFLDKTRNNQISFTGKASYNYKEIYTFSAMLRADASSNQQPTNRWFYSPILSGSWNMKKDFLETNDFVSDLNLRASVGRMGRAELFDNYAQGPQYTAFIGFTGNLIAPGYNGFGTLTRPYNAGAIPYGLEWAYQDQLNVGVDAAFLKNRIRASVDVYAKEDKNQLLGVPGAAEYGYTTIIRNGMSISNTGVDVALAADILPSTQKVSWTSSLNLNFNKNKLKALPGGLSELIIGDRLLKVGESVDSYWLLKNEGIFNTDAEVPVGANGQKMSYNAITLKAGDPIWKDLNNDNIINNSDRTLMGHALPLVSGGFNNEFGYGNWSLAVNMYFNLGRDLINQEMANRFDFVNREGLNNINSVREVTFWEKRGDYSKYPLYNPWSSAAPYQANQDIFLEDASFLKLRTVSLGYDLTKLMKKKMPRLERFYVYGSVYNVFTLTKYTGQDPELVNYTGYDSGYGIQIPRTYMLGVKMDF, encoded by the coding sequence ATGAACTTTCAACAACAGACTGATTCTGCAGAAGAGGATTCTACCAAACTTAAAGTAGACACAACACGCTTTCAGCCTAAGTCCAAGAGGACCGTTTTCTCGGCGTTAGAATCTAAAGGGAATGATGTCGATCCTAAAAAGCTCGCTATTTTTCCTGCGTTTACATTGCAGCAGTATTTAAAAGGCGAAGCTGCAGGTCTTTATGTTCAGGAGCCATCTGGTGAGCCAGGTACGGTTCAGAACATGTTTATACGCGGAACATCACAACCGCTTGTATCGCCACGCGAACAATTTGCTACACAACCGCTTGTTGTTTTAGATGGGATACCTCTAGTTGGAGAGCATCCTTTTGCTTATGACATCCAACAATTCAAATTTGATAGAATTGGTCCGGCAACAAATACGCTTGCCAATATCAATATGGATAATATTGAGTCCGTTCAGATCCTTAAAGATCTTGGATCAACTTCTGTTTATGGGCCAAAAGGAGTGAATGGAGTGATTTTGCTTACCAGCAAAAAAAACTCAACTGTTAGAAAAATTAATTTCGAATCGCATATAGGGGTAGCCCAGCCAAGCGGTGTAACTACTGTAAATGGTAGATTCGAAAATGACTTTAGAAGGCAGTTTTATGATAAATACACTGCAAACGGAAGTTATTCGGAAAATGATTCTTATCCTCTTTATCTGAGTGACTCTTTAAATAATGACTTTTTCGGGCCAGCCAACTGGAACGATAAATATTATGGTAGTGCATTGTCGTATTCTGTAAATGCCGGAATCTCTGGTGGTAGTGAAAGGGCTAACTTCCGTTTTGGTGTTGGTACTACCACAAGTGGTGGAGTAGCTGATAACACTGGTGCTGATCGCTACAATACTCGTTTCCAGATTAACATGAGGCCAACCGACTGGATGGCATTTACTGCTATTATTAATGCAAATCGTGTTGATCGTCAACGAAATAGGAATGTTAGAGACAGATTGTCTCAAGTAAACTATATACCGGATTTAAGTTCGCCGGTTGCACCTAACAAAACGAAATATTCTGAGTATCTGGCTCAATTCGATAAGGGATTTGATGATAACAGATCTAATATTGTTGAAGGGTTGGTTAGATTAGGGATAGATCTAGGTAAGTTTAAGTTCAACACAACTTTCGGATTAGATCATAATGAAGGCTACAGGGATATATTCTATCCTAGAACATTGCTTCAAACAACAAACTATGCGTCAAACTATTATGGTTATAGCAGAAGGGTATTTTTCGATAATACCGCTACTTATGATCTGAAAATAAATGATGTTCATACTTTTAATTTTGTTGTTGGTTCTTCATTTCAATATGATACTTATAAATATAACTATGCTTACGCTTATAAGGGATCTAATGACTTCGTGAAATTGAACTTACTACAAAGTGATCCAAATAGAAGTGATTATTTGGAGCCTTTTGTATTTAGAAGAGAGCTTGTTTGGAAATTTTTAGATAAAACCAGAAACAATCAAATTTCATTTACTGGAAAAGCAAGTTACAACTACAAAGAGATTTATACTTTCTCTGCAATGTTGCGTGCTGATGCATCATCAAACCAGCAGCCAACCAATCGTTGGTTCTATTCTCCAATACTTTCGGGAAGCTGGAACATGAAAAAAGATTTTCTTGAAACAAACGATTTTGTTTCAGATTTGAATTTACGCGCGAGTGTTGGACGTATGGGCAGAGCAGAATTGTTCGATAATTATGCTCAGGGTCCTCAGTATACGGCCTTTATTGGTTTTACAGGTAACTTAATTGCACCTGGTTATAACGGATTTGGAACATTAACAAGACCTTATAATGCTGGGGCTATTCCTTATGGTTTAGAGTGGGCATATCAGGATCAGCTAAATGTTGGTGTTGACGCTGCTTTCCTAAAGAATAGAATAAGAGCTTCTGTTGATGTATATGCTAAAGAAGATAAAAATCAACTATTAGGAGTTCCGGGAGCTGCTGAGTACGGTTATACTACAATTATCAGAAATGGTATGTCTATATCAAACACTGGTGTAGATGTTGCTTTAGCTGCCGATATCTTGCCTTCAACTCAAAAGGTTTCATGGACATCATCTCTTAATTTAAACTTCAATAAAAATAAATTAAAAGCATTGCCAGGTGGTTTATCTGAACTTATTATTGGCGACAGACTTTTAAAAGTTGGAGAATCTGTAGATAGCTATTGGTTATTAAAGAACGAAGGTATTTTTAATACAGATGCTGAAGTTCCGGTAGGAGCAAATGGCCAAAAAATGAGCTACAATGCAATTACTTTAAAAGCAGGAGATCCTATCTGGAAAGACCTTAACAATGATAACATCATTAACAATAGTGACAGAACCTTGATGGGACATGCACTTCCGCTTGTTTCTGGTGGTTTTAACAACGAGTTTGGTTATGGAAACTGGTCGCTTGCTGTAAATATGTATTTCAACCTGGGAAGAGATTTAATAAATCAGGAAATGGCTAACCGTTTTGATTTTGTTAATCGTGAAGGTTTAAATAACATCAACTCTGTTAGAGAGGTTACTTTCTGGGAGAAACGTGGCGATTATTCAAAATATCCATTGTATAACCCATGGAGTTCAGCAGCCCCTTATCAGGCCAATCAGGATATATTTCTTGAAGATGCATCATTCTTAAAATTGAGAACTGTGTCGTTAGGTTATGATTTAACCAAGCTGATGAAAAAGAAAATGCCAAGGCTTGAAAGATTTTATGTTTATGGTAGTGTGTATAATGTTTTCACCCTTACTAAATATACAGGGCAAGATCCTGAGCTTGTAAATTATACAGGTTACGATTCGGGATATGGAATTCAAATTCCTAGAACGTATATGCTGGGTGTTAAAATGGATTTTTAA
- a CDS encoding ROK family protein, which translates to MPVKQKKESGNNILSIDIGGTSIKACILSSKGDLLSEFEKLPTPKNSTPEEVIKTIKELVSSLEDSFDRISIGFPGYVKCGKVETAPNLAKNKWTNVNLAQQVSNLFNRPVRLINDADQQALGIVSGIGFEIVFTVGTGFGTALVFDGELLPHFELAHLPVTKTKDYDDYIGTKAFEKIGKKDWNERLQRIIQIYKTVFNYDTLYIGGGNSKHITFELDHNIHLVTNKDGIKGGAKLWEVAEKYHVYTTRPNDK; encoded by the coding sequence ATGCCAGTTAAGCAAAAAAAAGAAAGTGGAAATAACATATTATCGATAGATATAGGTGGCACCAGTATTAAAGCTTGTATACTAAGTTCAAAAGGAGACCTACTATCTGAATTCGAAAAACTCCCTACTCCAAAAAACTCGACTCCTGAGGAAGTGATTAAAACCATTAAAGAACTGGTATCCTCACTTGAGGACAGTTTTGACAGGATATCAATCGGCTTTCCCGGATATGTTAAATGCGGCAAAGTAGAAACCGCTCCAAACCTGGCTAAAAACAAATGGACCAATGTTAACCTTGCTCAGCAGGTAAGCAACCTATTTAACAGGCCTGTTAGGTTAATTAACGATGCAGATCAGCAAGCTCTTGGAATTGTAAGCGGAATTGGCTTCGAAATCGTATTTACTGTAGGTACCGGCTTTGGTACCGCACTTGTATTTGATGGCGAGCTTCTCCCCCATTTTGAACTGGCTCATTTGCCTGTAACAAAAACAAAAGACTATGATGATTATATAGGAACCAAAGCTTTTGAAAAAATTGGCAAGAAAGACTGGAATGAGCGCTTGCAACGAATAATTCAAATCTATAAAACAGTATTCAATTACGATACCTTATATATAGGTGGTGGAAACTCAAAACACATTACTTTTGAACTTGACCACAACATTCACCTGGTAACCAATAAAGATGGCATCAAAGGAGGTGCTAAACTTTGGGAAGTTGCCGAAAAATATCACGTATACACAACCCGTCCTAACGACAAATAG
- a CDS encoding RagB/SusD family nutrient uptake outer membrane protein: MKKIVLLSLIFFALVTGGCKKALDINSTRVVNEQNSWNNMEDSRAKLLGVYGLTRAALADNNGHWIYGDVRMGNFDSPLRQDLKAIIRNDLKAAYPVVQELSNWRRFYAIINAANIFLERIHEVKEKDARYTDNNMTVDVAQVRFLRAFAYFYMVRIWGDVPFITSSRDGQFENMKRSDRNAIMEFVQAEMIAAADLLPYRYSADDIQQPGQYYNEGQGRWNGTLVRKLSAYAVAAQVAAWQGKYADVTVYTKIVLDNFPKAAMSYNSTDYISNRRGLFFDKNNNQLLGFGFIFGHQDATFSGNIESLTLAEPIVNKNLPDIYVPKDSILSIFKEANDGRFNIDSNGVTHSQLYFTNFLGKYPIFSKIKCMQDGSSDPTFRIFSSAILFTRLEDVTLLRAEALAVLGERQGAIDALNIVRAFRYNVDNVGATNSSYIPYSPERSGNLIDAIFNERNKEFMGEGYRWFDLVRYHKIVQKDPKFMNLINSGGIYWPIDQALIDQNPQLVQNSYWK, from the coding sequence ATGAAAAAAATAGTTTTGCTGAGTCTTATCTTTTTTGCCCTGGTAACGGGTGGCTGTAAAAAAGCGCTAGATATAAACTCAACCCGTGTGGTAAATGAACAGAACTCCTGGAATAATATGGAAGATTCCAGAGCTAAACTGCTTGGGGTATATGGGTTAACCAGAGCAGCATTAGCGGATAACAATGGCCATTGGATATATGGCGATGTACGGATGGGGAATTTCGATAGCCCCCTGCGTCAAGATCTAAAAGCAATTATAAGAAACGATCTGAAAGCGGCATATCCGGTTGTCCAGGAACTTTCGAACTGGAGAAGGTTTTATGCAATTATTAATGCGGCAAACATTTTTCTTGAAAGAATCCACGAGGTTAAAGAGAAAGATGCCAGATATACCGATAACAATATGACAGTAGATGTTGCACAAGTGAGATTTTTGCGTGCATTTGCTTACTTCTATATGGTTAGAATTTGGGGCGATGTACCTTTTATTACTTCATCGCGAGATGGTCAATTTGAAAATATGAAAAGATCTGATCGTAATGCGATTATGGAGTTTGTTCAGGCTGAAATGATAGCAGCCGCTGATCTGTTACCTTACAGATATAGTGCTGATGATATTCAACAGCCTGGCCAATATTATAATGAGGGACAAGGAAGATGGAATGGAACATTGGTGAGGAAATTAAGTGCTTATGCAGTTGCGGCTCAGGTAGCGGCCTGGCAAGGGAAATATGCTGATGTAACAGTATATACCAAAATTGTGCTTGATAACTTCCCTAAAGCAGCAATGTCTTATAATTCAACTGATTATATCTCAAACCGCAGAGGACTTTTCTTTGATAAGAATAATAATCAATTATTAGGTTTTGGATTTATTTTCGGTCATCAGGATGCTACATTTTCAGGTAACATTGAATCTTTAACACTTGCGGAGCCAATTGTAAATAAGAATCTGCCAGATATTTATGTACCAAAGGATTCTATATTATCAATATTTAAAGAAGCTAATGATGGCAGGTTTAATATTGATAGTAATGGAGTTACTCACTCTCAGCTTTATTTCACAAATTTCCTAGGAAAATATCCAATCTTTAGTAAGATCAAATGTATGCAGGATGGATCATCCGACCCGACTTTCAGAATCTTTTCAAGTGCTATACTTTTTACCAGGTTGGAAGATGTTACTTTATTAAGAGCTGAGGCTCTAGCTGTTCTGGGAGAAAGACAAGGAGCAATTGATGCACTCAATATAGTAAGGGCATTTAGATATAATGTGGATAACGTAGGTGCTACAAATAGTTCTTATATCCCTTACTCACCTGAGCGTAGTGGAAATCTTATTGATGCGATTTTTAATGAGCGTAACAAGGAATTTATGGGAGAAGGTTACCGATGGTTTGATTTGGTGAGGTATCATAAAATTGTTCAGAAAGATCCGAAGTTTATGAATTTGATTAATTCAGGTGGTATTTACTGGCCTATTGATCAAGCACTTATTGACCAGAATCCTCAGTTGGTACAAAACTCCTATTGGAAATAA
- a CDS encoding purple acid phosphatase family protein, producing the protein MKKEINALPRRQFLGNVSKVGILGSLAAFLPGSSSAEVLKSFTAVPEDGHIFLTKPYLQLPSADGMTIRWVTNKLCYSWIEYGEGKDLNSKAHHVTDGLVDAHNRVNFVRLKDLKPDTQYSYRVLSKEITDFQPYSLKYGETISSETYSFKTPKVNPEAVSWLILNDIHDRPTSIPHLLKLNRDDYDYVFFNGDIFDFQKDEQQIIDHMLNPSTDVFASTKPFMFVRGNHETRGKFSRELKDYFSTKDDKGYFAYQWGPVFNIVLDTGEDKPDDHPVYAGIVDFDGYRREQAKWLEEVMKSSAYKKAKFRVVMMHIPLYHSGDWHGPMHCRELFDPLFKKHKVDIVISGHTHTYGVWPPSAEHPYPVIIGGGPQEGKRTLIKVKANNKTLDLVMLKDDGSEVGKYSLKSS; encoded by the coding sequence ATGAAAAAAGAAATTAATGCATTACCACGCCGTCAGTTTCTGGGCAATGTATCAAAAGTAGGAATATTAGGCTCATTAGCAGCCTTTTTGCCCGGCAGCAGTTCTGCCGAAGTGCTTAAATCCTTCACCGCGGTACCAGAAGACGGGCATATTTTTTTAACAAAGCCCTATCTGCAATTACCCTCAGCAGACGGCATGACCATAAGATGGGTTACCAATAAGCTCTGCTACAGCTGGATTGAATATGGCGAAGGAAAAGATCTGAACTCAAAGGCGCACCATGTAACCGATGGTTTGGTGGACGCCCACAACAGGGTAAACTTTGTTAGGTTAAAGGATTTAAAACCCGACACTCAGTACAGTTACCGCGTATTATCTAAAGAAATTACCGATTTCCAGCCCTATTCTTTAAAATATGGCGAAACAATTTCTAGTGAAACCTATTCCTTTAAAACACCAAAAGTTAATCCTGAAGCAGTTTCGTGGCTCATACTGAACGATATTCATGATCGCCCGACATCGATACCACATTTACTAAAATTAAACCGTGACGATTACGATTACGTGTTTTTTAATGGTGATATTTTCGATTTCCAGAAAGATGAGCAACAGATCATTGATCATATGCTCAATCCATCTACGGATGTATTTGCAAGTACAAAACCGTTCATGTTTGTTCGCGGGAACCACGAAACCAGAGGCAAGTTTTCTCGCGAACTCAAAGACTACTTCTCTACAAAAGACGACAAAGGATATTTTGCCTACCAATGGGGGCCTGTTTTCAATATAGTTTTAGATACTGGAGAGGATAAGCCGGACGATCATCCTGTTTATGCCGGGATTGTAGACTTTGATGGCTACCGCAGAGAACAGGCAAAATGGTTAGAAGAAGTCATGAAATCAAGTGCTTATAAGAAGGCAAAGTTCCGCGTGGTTATGATGCATATTCCGCTATACCATTCAGGCGACTGGCATGGTCCGATGCATTGCAGGGAACTCTTTGATCCATTGTTTAAAAAACATAAAGTTGATATCGTAATTTCAGGCCATACACATACATATGGAGTTTGGCCGCCATCTGCAGAGCACCCTTACCCTGTTATTATAGGGGGCGGACCACAGGAAGGCAAACGTACACTTATTAAAGTAAAAGCCAACAATAAAACGCTGGATCTGGTTATGCTTAAAGATGACGGATCGGAAGTAGGAAAATACAGTTTAAAGAGCAGCTAA